In a single window of the Caldibacillus debilis DSM 16016 genome:
- a CDS encoding DUF3307 domain-containing protein produces the protein MWIYFYAAHLLGDFAVFPDAVAEKSMDRKGGALLRHAFVHLLFMFAAGLFIFFTDPHSSLRLLGALETAAILIAIAHFAVDAATLRLGGKLQRPGSRALLFLLDQAAHLFLILFLLRLLTGGAAVSGGLEGLFSGNLSVSEKAAATLCIFIWATSGAGTLLAILLKNIAPVDQLEEGVFRISDERTEIKTKYAISGREETEITTVKTEHYFRDSPEKTGKTIGMLERSLIVLLLMIRLPEGLAFLAAIKTLTRFKQFDQKQFAEYYLIGTLSSAMIGILLGVAAASLW, from the coding sequence AAGCATGGACCGGAAGGGAGGAGCGCTCCTCCGCCACGCTTTCGTCCATCTCCTGTTCATGTTTGCCGCCGGACTGTTTATCTTTTTTACCGACCCGCATTCTTCCCTCCGCTTGCTGGGGGCATTGGAAACGGCCGCCATCCTGATCGCCATCGCCCATTTTGCCGTGGACGCGGCAACGCTTCGGCTGGGCGGAAAATTGCAAAGGCCCGGATCCCGGGCCCTGCTGTTCCTGCTTGACCAGGCCGCCCATCTGTTCCTCATATTGTTCCTGCTTCGGCTCCTTACCGGCGGTGCGGCGGTCTCCGGCGGCCTCGAAGGGCTTTTTTCGGGCAATTTGTCCGTATCTGAAAAGGCGGCCGCCACCCTTTGCATTTTCATCTGGGCCACGTCCGGAGCCGGAACTCTTCTCGCCATCCTCCTGAAGAATATCGCCCCCGTCGATCAGCTGGAGGAAGGCGTGTTCCGCATATCGGATGAAAGGACGGAAATCAAAACAAAATATGCCATAAGCGGGAGAGAGGAGACGGAAATTACCACCGTCAAAACGGAGCATTATTTCCGCGATTCGCCGGAAAAGACCGGAAAAACGATCGGCATGCTGGAACGTTCGCTCATTGTGCTCCTGTTGATGATCCGTCTGCCCGAAGGGCTGGCGTTTTTGGCTGCGATAAAAACATTAACCCGATTTAAGCAGTTCGATCAGAAGCAATTTGCGGAATATTATTTGATCGGCACCCTGTCGAGCGCCATGATCGGGATCTTATTGGGGGTCGCCGCCGCAAGTCTTTGGTGA